One Nocardia iowensis DNA window includes the following coding sequences:
- a CDS encoding nitroreductase family protein, which produces METQTLSVPAAIRARRTTRHFRPESVAPELVDELLELAVQAPSAWNMQDRSIVVVTSEAGRQALSEAAFGQPQPVEAPVVLVFVADPLAWQDSNADIAALARRNGAWNDEFTAMFDSRSEFHSLRERGLLRENAIKNAMIAATYVMLAATSLGLASAPMNGWDPELVKQAIGVGDRDELAIAVMVAVGYSDTIPPHPGRRSRAHTVFLERYATTH; this is translated from the coding sequence ATGGAAACACAGACACTTTCGGTCCCCGCCGCGATCCGCGCCCGCCGCACCACCCGCCATTTCCGGCCCGAATCCGTGGCACCGGAGTTGGTCGACGAACTGCTGGAGCTGGCGGTGCAGGCGCCGAGCGCCTGGAATATGCAGGACCGCTCGATCGTCGTCGTCACCAGCGAAGCCGGACGGCAAGCGCTGTCGGAGGCCGCGTTCGGCCAGCCACAGCCGGTGGAAGCTCCGGTCGTCCTGGTCTTCGTGGCCGATCCGCTGGCCTGGCAGGACAGCAATGCCGACATCGCCGCACTGGCCCGGCGCAATGGTGCGTGGAATGACGAGTTCACCGCGATGTTCGATTCGCGCAGCGAATTCCATTCACTACGGGAGCGCGGCCTGCTCCGGGAGAACGCCATCAAGAACGCGATGATCGCGGCCACCTACGTCATGCTCGCCGCCACCAGCCTCGGCCTGGCCTCGGCCCCGATGAACGGCTGGGACCCCGAGCTGGTCAAGCAGGCCATCGGCGTCGGTGATCGGGACGAGCTCGCCATCGCGGTCATGGTGGCCGTCGGCTACAGCGACACCATCCCGCCGCATCCCGGCCGCAGGTCCCGTGCGCACACGGTTTTCCTGGAGCGGTATGCCACAACGCACTGA
- a CDS encoding winged helix-turn-helix transcriptional regulator: MRTLIEGSGLPADIYSAKCPTRQVLDHIAGKWTVLIVDALADGTMRYTELRKRIDGISQKMLTQTLRQLETDGFLTRTVHPTVPPRVEYTLTDLGHSLRTPIAALRDWIESNINLIEEARRSAAR, encoded by the coding sequence GTGCGCACGCTCATCGAGGGCTCCGGCCTGCCCGCCGACATCTACTCGGCCAAATGTCCCACCCGTCAGGTGCTCGACCACATCGCGGGCAAGTGGACGGTGCTGATCGTCGACGCCCTGGCCGACGGGACCATGCGCTACACCGAGCTACGCAAACGCATCGATGGCATCTCGCAGAAGATGCTGACGCAGACCCTCCGTCAGCTGGAAACCGACGGATTCCTCACCCGCACAGTGCATCCCACCGTGCCGCCGCGGGTCGAGTACACCCTCACCGACCTCGGCCACAGTCTGCGCACACCCATTGCGGCCCTGCGGGATTGGATAGAATCCAACATAAATCTCATCGAGGAAGCGCGTCGCTCAGCGGCCCGTTGA
- a CDS encoding oxygenase MpaB family protein, which yields MQFDPTTLRRDDYGFFGPDSPSWKVWTAPTAVIGFQRAVVLEHFDPFLTAAVADSRGIYSDPRKRLDHTFAYFLIAAIADGRTAIQAAEHLMRIHAPMTGIEPISGNRYSANSPETQLWIHITGWHSVLKAYEVFGPGPLTPEEETRYWHECAIAAELQTCKPEDVPRSRAEVREYFAEVRPRLCTSERAEEGMHHLLWTSPRNGAGLSYAVGSRLLSLASVATLPKWMRKLGRFDRPGIVDLAIRLPAKVLVWGFTRFNSFGLLLAAPFIAPLAGQILKQHINAEPPAKLETITPTEARALYSSRSGRPTLVAEPA from the coding sequence ATGCAGTTCGATCCGACCACCCTGCGCCGGGACGACTACGGGTTCTTCGGCCCCGATTCACCGAGTTGGAAGGTCTGGACCGCACCCACCGCGGTCATCGGGTTCCAGCGAGCGGTGGTGCTCGAGCACTTCGACCCGTTCCTCACCGCGGCCGTAGCCGACTCGCGCGGCATCTACAGCGACCCGCGCAAGCGCCTCGACCACACCTTCGCCTACTTCCTGATCGCCGCGATCGCCGACGGGCGCACCGCCATCCAGGCGGCCGAGCATCTCATGCGGATCCACGCGCCGATGACCGGCATCGAACCGATCAGCGGAAACCGCTACAGCGCGAACAGCCCCGAGACCCAGCTGTGGATCCACATCACCGGCTGGCATTCGGTACTCAAGGCATACGAGGTGTTCGGTCCGGGCCCGCTGACGCCGGAGGAGGAGACGCGATACTGGCACGAATGCGCGATCGCCGCCGAGCTGCAGACCTGCAAGCCGGAGGACGTACCGCGCTCACGTGCCGAGGTGCGCGAGTACTTCGCCGAGGTTCGGCCGCGCCTGTGCACCTCCGAGCGGGCCGAGGAAGGCATGCACCACCTGCTGTGGACCTCACCGCGCAACGGCGCCGGGCTCTCGTATGCCGTTGGCAGCAGGCTACTTTCACTGGCCTCGGTCGCGACGCTGCCGAAGTGGATGCGCAAGCTCGGCCGGTTCGACCGCCCCGGCATCGTTGATCTCGCGATCCGGCTGCCCGCGAAGGTGCTGGTCTGGGGGTTCACCAGATTCAACTCGTTCGGACTGCTACTCGCCGCCCCGTTCATCGCGCCGTTGGCAGGCCAGATCTTGAAGCAGCACATCAACGCGGAGCCGCCCGCCAAGCTCGAGACGATCACCCCGACCGAGGCACGCGCCTTGTACAGCAGCCGATCCGGTCGTCCCACACTGGTCGCCGAACCGGCCTGA
- a CDS encoding TetR/AcrR family transcriptional regulator codes for MTTSRTAPDRPRRRYAPRLPPEQRRAQLLDAAFAVLSRMELHELSMEAVAKEAGVGKPVLYTVFKTRADLVAALLERERERGLEQVAATLPTDLMGADPVVAASATVEAFVGVALENPTRWRLILAGPGNAPDEYREALRNSRAGIFDQAEALVRMGTALEPRWAGVDSALLTNSLLQVAEMLGRLAVSEPDEYPRERLQGFVHAIVGLLVGTPAPKPPAA; via the coding sequence GTGACGACATCGCGCACCGCGCCGGATCGGCCGCGACGGCGCTACGCGCCACGCCTACCTCCGGAACAGCGGCGGGCCCAACTGCTCGACGCCGCCTTCGCGGTGCTGAGCCGGATGGAACTGCACGAACTGAGCATGGAGGCGGTCGCCAAGGAGGCGGGCGTGGGTAAGCCGGTGCTCTACACCGTCTTCAAGACCCGCGCCGACCTGGTCGCCGCGCTGCTGGAACGGGAACGCGAGCGCGGTCTGGAACAGGTGGCCGCGACCCTGCCGACCGACCTGATGGGCGCCGACCCGGTCGTCGCGGCCTCGGCCACCGTCGAAGCGTTCGTCGGTGTGGCACTGGAGAATCCGACCCGCTGGCGACTGATCCTCGCCGGGCCGGGCAACGCCCCCGACGAATACCGTGAGGCATTGCGGAATTCCCGAGCGGGCATCTTCGACCAGGCCGAAGCGCTGGTCCGGATGGGTACCGCACTCGAACCCCGTTGGGCAGGAGTGGATTCCGCGCTGCTCACTAATTCGCTGCTGCAGGTCGCCGAGATGCTCGGCCGGTTGGCGGTCAGCGAACCGGACGAGTACCCCCGCGAACGCCTCCAGGGCTTCGTCCACGCCATCGTCGGCCTACTGGTCGGCACGCCTGCCCCGAAACCTCCTGCGGCGTAA
- the metX gene encoding homoserine O-acetyltransferase MetX — protein sequence MALPPPDGRLGIIPIGDVQLESGAVIPQVHLAVQRWGELSPTLDNVVLVEHALTGDSHVVGHPDDIHPLPGWWDGMVGPGCPLDTDEWCVIATNVLGGCKGSTGPSTLAPDGKPWGARFPEISIRDQVAAEAALMDLLGIERLAAVVGGSMGGMRVLEWMVGMPDRVGSALVLAVGARATADQIGTQTTQIAAIKADPDWQGGDYHDTDRAPMTGMGIARRIAHLTYRTEDELDHRFENSAQGAEDPWRGGRYAVQSYLDHQAEKLCSRFDPATYVLLTEAMNRHDIGRGRGGVRAALAATPVPCVVGGVDSDRLYPLRTQQELADGLPGCDGLEIVHSRDGHDGFLTEAAAVSKLLTETMRLAQQSRQPAN from the coding sequence GTGGCCCTGCCGCCCCCGGACGGGCGGCTCGGCATCATCCCGATCGGTGACGTGCAGTTGGAGAGCGGCGCGGTCATCCCGCAGGTCCACCTCGCCGTGCAGCGCTGGGGAGAGCTCTCCCCCACGTTGGACAATGTGGTGCTGGTCGAGCACGCGCTGACCGGCGACTCACACGTGGTCGGCCACCCCGATGACATCCATCCGCTGCCGGGGTGGTGGGACGGCATGGTCGGACCCGGCTGTCCGCTCGACACCGACGAGTGGTGTGTGATCGCGACGAACGTGCTCGGCGGCTGCAAGGGCAGCACCGGGCCGTCGACCCTCGCGCCCGACGGAAAGCCTTGGGGTGCACGGTTTCCGGAGATCTCCATCCGCGATCAGGTGGCCGCCGAGGCCGCGCTGATGGACCTGCTCGGCATCGAGCGGCTGGCCGCCGTGGTCGGCGGGTCGATGGGCGGCATGCGGGTGCTGGAGTGGATGGTCGGCATGCCGGACCGGGTCGGCTCGGCGCTGGTGCTCGCCGTCGGCGCCCGCGCCACCGCCGACCAGATCGGCACCCAGACCACCCAGATCGCGGCGATCAAGGCCGATCCGGACTGGCAGGGCGGCGATTACCACGACACCGACCGGGCCCCGATGACCGGCATGGGCATCGCCCGGCGCATCGCGCACCTGACCTATCGCACCGAGGACGAGCTCGATCATCGCTTCGAGAACAGCGCGCAGGGCGCGGAGGATCCGTGGCGCGGCGGCCGGTACGCGGTGCAGAGCTACCTGGACCACCAGGCCGAAAAGCTTTGCAGCCGTTTCGATCCGGCCACCTACGTGCTGCTGACCGAGGCGATGAACCGGCACGACATCGGCCGAGGGCGCGGCGGAGTGCGGGCCGCGCTCGCCGCGACACCGGTGCCGTGCGTGGTCGGCGGCGTCGACTCCGACCGGCTGTACCCGCTGCGCACGCAGCAGGAACTCGCCGACGGACTGCCGGGCTGCGACGGACTGGAAATCGTGCATTCCCGCGACGGCCACGACGGATTCCTCACCGAGGCCGCCGCGGTATCGAAGCTGCTCACCGAAACGATGCGACTGGCTCAGCAGAGCCGTCAGCCCGCCAACTGA
- a CDS encoding bifunctional o-acetylhomoserine/o-acetylserine sulfhydrylase yields the protein MSDSTLPAADPILAADPAQWSFETKQVHAGQAPDSSTGARALPIYQTTSYAFRDTEHAAALFGLAEPGNIYTRITNPTQDVVEQRVAALEGGVAALLLASGQAAETFAILNLAAAGDHIVSSPHLYGGTYNLFHYSLPKLGIEVSFVDDPDDLEQWRAAIRPNTKAFYGETIANPSSAIFDIPGIAAVAHEAGLPLIVDNTVATPYLIQPLAHGADIVVHSATKYLGGHGSAVAGVIVDGGNFDWTVTDAQGQPRFPGFTTPDPSYHGAVFADLGAPAFALKARVQLLRDLGSAVSPFNAFLISQGIETLSLRVERHVANAKAVAEFLTTHPDVESVSYAGLPSSPWYERGQRLAPKGAGAIVAFELRGGVDAGKKFVDGLVLHSHVANIGDVRSLVIHPASTTHSQLTPDEQLVAGVTPGLVRLAVGIEGIDDILADLRAGFAAAAT from the coding sequence ATGAGTGACTCCACTCTGCCCGCGGCCGACCCCATCCTCGCGGCCGATCCGGCCCAGTGGTCTTTCGAGACCAAGCAGGTCCACGCGGGACAGGCACCCGACAGCAGCACCGGTGCCAGGGCCCTGCCCATCTACCAGACCACCTCGTACGCCTTCCGCGACACCGAGCACGCCGCGGCGCTGTTCGGGCTCGCCGAGCCGGGCAATATCTACACCCGGATCACGAATCCCACCCAGGACGTGGTGGAGCAGCGGGTCGCCGCGCTCGAAGGCGGTGTCGCCGCGCTGCTGCTGGCCTCGGGCCAGGCCGCGGAGACCTTCGCGATCCTGAACCTGGCCGCGGCCGGCGATCACATCGTGTCCAGCCCGCACCTCTACGGCGGCACCTACAACCTCTTCCACTACTCGTTGCCCAAGCTCGGCATCGAGGTGTCCTTTGTCGACGACCCCGACGACCTGGAACAGTGGCGCGCCGCGATCCGGCCGAACACCAAGGCGTTCTACGGCGAGACCATCGCCAACCCGAGCAGCGCCATCTTCGACATCCCCGGCATCGCCGCCGTCGCGCACGAGGCCGGGCTGCCGCTGATCGTGGACAACACCGTCGCGACCCCGTACCTGATCCAGCCGCTGGCGCACGGTGCCGACATCGTCGTGCACTCGGCGACCAAATACCTCGGCGGGCACGGCTCGGCGGTGGCCGGGGTGATCGTCGACGGCGGCAATTTCGACTGGACCGTGACCGATGCGCAGGGACAGCCGCGCTTCCCCGGCTTCACCACCCCGGACCCGAGCTACCACGGCGCGGTGTTCGCCGACCTCGGCGCACCCGCCTTCGCGCTCAAGGCGCGCGTGCAACTGCTGCGCGACCTGGGCTCCGCGGTGTCGCCGTTCAACGCGTTCCTGATCAGCCAGGGCATCGAGACGCTGAGCCTGCGGGTCGAGCGGCACGTCGCCAATGCCAAGGCGGTGGCCGAATTCCTGACCACCCACCCGGACGTGGAATCGGTCAGCTACGCGGGCCTGCCGTCGTCGCCGTGGTACGAACGCGGGCAGCGACTCGCACCGAAGGGCGCGGGCGCGATCGTGGCCTTCGAGCTGCGTGGCGGCGTCGACGCGGGCAAGAAGTTCGTGGACGGATTAGTCCTGCACAGCCATGTGGCTAACATCGGTGATGTGCGCTCCCTCGTGATTCACCCCGCGTCGACCACACATTCGCAGCTGACGCCGGACGAGCAACTCGTCGCGGGCGTCACTCCGGGCCTGGTCCGCCTTGCGGTGGGCATCGAGGGAATCGATGACATCCTCGCCGATCTGCGTGCCGGTTTCGCGGCGGCGGCGACGTGA
- a CDS encoding TetR family transcriptional regulator yields the protein MLESPTPTGASAAAENPASASTPAGPPPGLRERKKQQTRLRIIEVGLNLCDTQGFDATTVEQIANAADVSPRTINRYFDSKEDIVLGPIRDFSIAVAEALRGLPITGNELASLREAFLRVIDKAALAPTEAPVSFQQFQQMQRILRSSQAVSARSLEHADRQNTAIAEVLAERLGTEPDALPVRLILGVWQLVGHLGMERSDALFDDDLTAAAAAGRQTFVSTFDEFMRVCCVGLTTENG from the coding sequence ATGCTCGAGTCACCGACGCCTACGGGCGCGAGTGCCGCAGCGGAGAACCCTGCGAGCGCATCGACACCTGCGGGACCACCCCCCGGCCTGCGTGAACGCAAGAAGCAGCAGACCAGACTGCGGATCATCGAGGTCGGCCTGAACCTCTGTGACACACAGGGATTCGACGCGACGACGGTCGAACAGATCGCCAACGCCGCCGACGTCTCGCCCCGCACCATCAACCGGTACTTCGACAGCAAGGAAGACATCGTCCTCGGTCCGATCCGGGACTTCAGCATCGCCGTTGCCGAGGCACTGCGCGGCCTGCCGATCACCGGCAACGAGCTGGCATCGCTACGCGAAGCGTTCCTGCGGGTCATCGACAAGGCCGCGCTCGCCCCGACCGAGGCACCCGTGTCCTTCCAGCAGTTCCAGCAGATGCAGCGGATCCTGCGCAGTAGCCAGGCGGTCAGCGCGCGCAGTCTCGAGCACGCCGACCGGCAGAACACTGCGATCGCCGAAGTGCTCGCCGAACGGCTCGGCACCGAGCCGGACGCCCTGCCGGTGCGCTTGATCCTCGGCGTCTGGCAGCTGGTCGGACATCTCGGCATGGAACGCTCGGACGCCCTGTTCGACGACGACCTCACGGCGGCGGCCGCGGCCGGACGCCAGACCTTCGTCTCGACATTCGACGAGTTCATGCGCGTCTGCTGCGTGGGGCTGACTACCGAAAACGGATGA
- a CDS encoding MFS transporter — translation MTETAKAADAPGKQGGSARWFALAVIALAQLMVVLDATIVTISLPFAQHDLGISEGNKQWMLTAYTLIFGGLLLLGGRLADYLGRRRIFVIGLIGFAAASALAGLAQNGAEMFAGRALQGAFAALLAPAALSLLSVTFTEPGERATAFGVFAGISAGGAALGLIAGGALTEYASWRWCLLVNTPIALLAVLGALAWVVKDVPAPRTGGYDVPGAVTVTLGLIAIVYGFSRAADDGWLAGSTIGLLVLGTALLIAFVAIERRSANPLLPLHIPGEINRGGAFLAALLVPIAMFAMFLFLSYYFQITLGYSSLKAGFAFLPFPAGIAISAGITSALLPKIGPRPLMVAGAVLGVLGLVWLAQLDYGDGFATSVLPAQVLIALGMGPLFVGMQTVALHQVEEADSGVASALLNAAQQVGGAVGTALLTTISVQTAKSYAESHPTIDNLIARASIHSYDVAFYVGAGFFLAAVPVIALMIRDRPENLIEGSEDGARPVHVGV, via the coding sequence GTGACCGAGACTGCGAAAGCGGCAGACGCTCCTGGAAAACAGGGCGGTTCGGCCCGCTGGTTCGCCCTGGCGGTGATCGCGTTGGCCCAGCTCATGGTGGTTCTCGACGCCACCATCGTGACCATCTCGCTGCCGTTCGCGCAGCATGACCTCGGGATCAGCGAGGGCAACAAGCAGTGGATGCTGACGGCGTACACACTGATCTTCGGCGGCCTCCTGCTGCTCGGCGGCCGACTGGCCGACTACCTCGGGCGACGGCGGATCTTCGTCATCGGCCTGATCGGTTTCGCCGCCGCGTCGGCACTTGCCGGTCTCGCGCAGAACGGTGCGGAGATGTTCGCCGGGCGTGCGCTACAAGGCGCGTTCGCGGCGTTGCTCGCCCCAGCGGCGCTGTCGCTGCTGTCGGTGACCTTCACCGAACCCGGTGAACGGGCAACGGCATTCGGCGTGTTCGCTGGCATCTCCGCCGGTGGCGCCGCGCTGGGCCTGATCGCGGGCGGCGCGCTCACCGAGTACGCCTCGTGGCGCTGGTGCCTGCTGGTGAACACTCCGATCGCGCTGCTCGCTGTGCTCGGCGCGCTGGCGTGGGTAGTCAAGGACGTGCCTGCCCCGCGCACCGGCGGCTACGACGTGCCGGGCGCGGTCACCGTGACGCTCGGCCTGATCGCGATCGTGTACGGCTTCAGCCGGGCCGCCGACGACGGCTGGCTCGCGGGCAGCACCATCGGCCTGCTGGTTCTCGGCACCGCGCTGCTGATCGCGTTCGTCGCGATCGAACGGCGCTCGGCCAATCCGCTGCTACCCCTGCACATTCCCGGTGAGATCAACCGTGGCGGCGCATTCCTCGCCGCGCTGCTCGTGCCGATCGCCATGTTCGCGATGTTCCTGTTCCTCAGCTACTACTTCCAGATCACCCTCGGCTACTCCTCGCTGAAGGCGGGCTTCGCGTTCCTGCCGTTCCCGGCCGGTATCGCGATCTCCGCTGGCATCACCAGCGCGCTGCTGCCGAAGATCGGCCCGCGCCCGCTGATGGTGGCCGGTGCGGTACTGGGCGTACTCGGTCTGGTGTGGCTGGCCCAGCTGGACTACGGCGACGGCTTCGCGACCAGCGTGCTGCCCGCGCAGGTGCTGATCGCGCTCGGGATGGGTCCGCTGTTCGTCGGCATGCAGACCGTCGCGCTGCATCAGGTGGAGGAAGCGGATTCGGGCGTGGCCAGTGCGCTGCTCAACGCGGCGCAGCAGGTCGGCGGCGCGGTCGGCACGGCCCTGCTGACCACCATCTCGGTGCAGACGGCCAAGTCCTACGCGGAGAGCCATCCGACGATCGACAACCTGATCGCCCGCGCCTCGATCCACAGCTATGACGTGGCGTTCTATGTCGGCGCCGGGTTCTTCCTCGCCGCCGTGCCGGTGATCGCGCTGATGATCCGCGACCGGCCGGAGAACCTGATCGAGGGTTCCGAGGACGGGGCGCGCCCGGTGCACGTCGGGGTCTGA